CCCGGCCGGCCGCACGCCTCATGCGTTGAACCTCGCGATCGCCGCCTCCAGCCACCCCTACCTGATCCGGGTCGACGCCCACGGCCTCCTGCCCGAGGGCTACGTCCGCGACGTGGTCCACCTGCTCGACACGACGGGAGCCGCCAACGTCGGCGGCATGATGCGCGTCGAGGGAGACACCCATTTCGGGCGTGCCGTGGCTGCGGCGATGTCGTCTCCGCTGGGCATCGGCGGCTCGAAGTTCCACGTCGGCGGCGAGCCCGGCCCGGCCCGCACGGTCTACCTCGGGGCATTCCGTCGCGACGTGCTCACCGAGCTTGGCGGCTTCGACGAGCACTTCCACCGGGCCCAGGACTGGGAGCTCAACTTCAGGATCCGCGATGCCGGGCACACCGTCTGGTTCACGCCACACCTCGCCGTCACCTATCGCCCGCGCCGTGACTTCAAGGCGCTGCGGAAGCAGTTCTACGGCTCAGGCCAGTGGCGCCGGCAGATCGTCGACGCCCACCCGAGGACCGCGAGCCTGCGTTACCTCGCGGCTCCGATCGTCACGGCGGCCGTCGCCCTCGGCGTACTCCTCGGAGTGATCGGGCTCGTGGTCGGCGGCGTCCCCGGTGCCGTGCTGCTCGCCGGCTTCCTCGCCCCGTTCGGCTACGTCGCCGGCGTGCTCGCCGCGACCCTCCCGATGGGCCGCGGTCTGCCCTGGCAGTCCCGGGCGTTGCTGCCGCTCGTCGTGATCACGATGCATCTCTCCTGGGGTGCCGGGTTCCTCCGGTCGATACCGCGCAGCCAGCGCCGCTGACCCGCCCGCCTCGGGCGGAGGTCGCCGGGACTTGGGAAGGTGGCCCCGGCGGCGTCGCTACGGACGGGGGGCGCCGGCGATCGAGCCGAGGCGCGACACGAACTCGCCCGAGCGCACCGACCAGTCCAGTCGCGCGGCGGCGTAGGCGTGCCCGCGGGCACCCATCCGTCGGCGGCCCTCAACGTCGACGTCGAGGCGCAGGATCGCCTGGAGGACGCGCTCCGGGGCGGCGGTGCCCGAGGGCGTGAACGGTACGACGACGCCGGCGCCGGTGGCGGTGACCAGTTCGGCGGCGCGGGGGAGCGGCGTCGTGATGACGGGTACGCCGTGGGCGAGGTACTCCACGACCTTGGTCGGCTGGGAGATCCGGTAGTTGGGCTGGTCGTGGAGGAGCGACAGGCCGGCCAGTGCGCCGTCGACGAGCTCCATCGCCCGGTCGTGCGGGAGGAAGCCGTGCCAGGTGACTGCATCGGAGTCGGAGAGCAGAGCGGTCGTCTCGGCGTCAGCATGGCCCACGAGCTCGACCCGGATCCGCCCGCCGGTGTGCTCGTGCAGCAGCCGGCCGAGGGCGACCAGCTCATGTGCTCCACGAGCGCGGGTCAGGTGCCCCACGTAGACCACGCGGGGCTGGTCGGGAGGCGCGGTCGACGCCGGGACCCGGGTGGTGTTCGGGACGACGGGGTGCGGTCGAGCGAACCGCTGCTGATAGGCGTCCTCGGCCAGCAGCAGGTGGGCGCGTCGTTCCGCGGCGGCCTCGACGCGGCGTACGGCCCAACGGGTGGGACGCCGGAGTGGTCCGGGGACCCAGCCCTTCATGGCAAGTGCCGCGGCCGTGTCCTCGTGCACGTCCCAGACGACGCGGCGCGGGTCGATTCCGCGTACGGCGAGGAGCAGCTCGGGGTCGTGGAGCAGGACCAGGTGGTGCTGCTCCGCCTCGGACCTGACCAGCTTGCGGGCAGCCCTCTGCGCCGTGAGGCGCGAGCGGCCGAGTGCGCGCGGCAGGTCGATCTGGCGCAGCCCTGCCGGAGCCGGCGGCAGGTCGAGCCCGTAGCCCGTGAACGGCGCCGCGTAGGTCACCTCCCAGCCGTTCTCCAGCAGGGCGGCGATCTGGCGGTGCCGGATCCGGGCGTCCTCGGGGTGGTGCACGACGGTGACCACCAGTGCTCGCCCAGGCCGTCCGGGAAGCCGCTCGCCGGGGGTGCTCATGCGCCGGCCCGCCGTTTCGCCGGCAGGCTGGTCACCTCGGCGTAGCGCTCGAGGACCTCCGCGGTCGGTCCGTCGGCCAGGAGCTCGCCGCGGTGGATCCACAGCACGCGGTCGCACATCTCGCGGATGTGGCTCAGCTGGTGGCTGACCAGCAGCACCGTGCCGGCCTGGGCCCGGATCTCCTCGATGCGTCGCTCGCTGCGGCGACGGAACTCCGCGTCACCCGTGGCCAGTGCCTCGTCGATCAGCAGGATGTCCGGGCGGGCCGCGGAGGAGATCGCAAACCGCAGGCGAGCCCCCATGCCGGCCGAGTAGGTGCGCATCGGGAGGTGCAGGAA
This genomic interval from Nocardioides cavernaquae contains the following:
- a CDS encoding glycosyltransferase family 2 protein, with amino-acid sequence MQFRTVEQSAILAAPRVATAVSVVIPVLNEERYLRQSVERVLRQEYDGEVEVVLALGPSSDGTHRIAAELAAEDPRIVLVENPAGRTPHALNLAIAASSHPYLIRVDAHGLLPEGYVRDVVHLLDTTGAANVGGMMRVEGDTHFGRAVAAAMSSPLGIGGSKFHVGGEPGPARTVYLGAFRRDVLTELGGFDEHFHRAQDWELNFRIRDAGHTVWFTPHLAVTYRPRRDFKALRKQFYGSGQWRRQIVDAHPRTASLRYLAAPIVTAAVALGVLLGVIGLVVGGVPGAVLLAGFLAPFGYVAGVLAATLPMGRGLPWQSRALLPLVVITMHLSWGAGFLRSIPRSQRR
- a CDS encoding glycosyltransferase, with translation MSTPGERLPGRPGRALVVTVVHHPEDARIRHRQIAALLENGWEVTYAAPFTGYGLDLPPAPAGLRQIDLPRALGRSRLTAQRAARKLVRSEAEQHHLVLLHDPELLLAVRGIDPRRVVWDVHEDTAAALAMKGWVPGPLRRPTRWAVRRVEAAAERRAHLLLAEDAYQQRFARPHPVVPNTTRVPASTAPPDQPRVVYVGHLTRARGAHELVALGRLLHEHTGGRIRVELVGHADAETTALLSDSDAVTWHGFLPHDRAMELVDGALAGLSLLHDQPNYRISQPTKVVEYLAHGVPVITTPLPRAAELVTATGAGVVVPFTPSGTAAPERVLQAILRLDVDVEGRRRMGARGHAYAAARLDWSVRSGEFVSRLGSIAGAPRP